Proteins from a single region of Vulgatibacter sp.:
- a CDS encoding PTS system mannose/fructose/sorbose family transporter subunit IID: MERAEAQHSATVERVRLGKAVLLRIFLRSLLLQATWNRRGMQNLGFAYAIWPGLKALYPDEASRARAAARHLAFFNTHPYLASAILGGALFHEERVARGEEPPEAVERFKSALMGPFAAVGDSFFWLSLRPFAGMIAALLAPWIGLWAVAAFLALYNVPHVAFRLSLFLEGYRRGDRVVERVARASLPKWGARLRRVSAVGGGVAVVVGAFLVTGPGLPVDGAVWLAVIGGVSLLVFLGTWALLARRGSLWAGLVAIGIGLVLALLGAGW; the protein is encoded by the coding sequence ATGGAGCGCGCCGAGGCACAGCACAGCGCCACCGTCGAGCGCGTCCGCCTCGGCAAGGCCGTGCTCCTCCGCATCTTCCTGCGCAGCCTGCTCCTGCAGGCGACGTGGAACCGGCGCGGCATGCAGAACCTCGGCTTCGCCTACGCGATCTGGCCCGGCCTCAAGGCGCTCTATCCCGACGAGGCGAGCAGGGCCCGTGCCGCCGCCCGGCACCTCGCCTTCTTCAACACCCACCCCTATCTCGCCTCGGCGATCCTCGGCGGCGCCCTCTTTCACGAGGAGCGGGTGGCGCGGGGCGAGGAACCGCCCGAAGCCGTGGAGCGTTTCAAGAGCGCGCTGATGGGGCCCTTCGCCGCGGTGGGCGACTCCTTCTTCTGGCTCTCGCTGCGCCCCTTCGCCGGCATGATCGCGGCGCTGCTGGCGCCGTGGATCGGGCTCTGGGCGGTGGCCGCCTTCCTCGCCCTCTACAACGTGCCGCACGTCGCCTTCCGCCTCTCGCTCTTCCTCGAGGGCTACCGCCGCGGCGATCGCGTGGTGGAGCGGGTGGCGCGGGCCTCGCTGCCGAAGTGGGGCGCGCGGCTGCGCCGGGTGAGCGCCGTCGGCGGCGGCGTCGCGGTGGTGGTGGGCGCCTTCCTCGTCACCGGCCCCGGCCTGCCGGTGGATGGCGCCGTCTGGCTCGCGGTGATCGGCGGCGTCTCGCTGCTCGTCTTCCTGGGCACCTGGGCGCTGCTCGCCCGCAGGGGATCGTTGTGGGCCGGCCTCGTGGCCATCGGAATTGGACTCGTGTTGGCGCTGCTCGGCGCCGGATGGTGA
- a CDS encoding HPr family phosphocarrier protein, with amino-acid sequence MKTAERTFTIVNKLGLHARAAAKLVQTAAKFRADIHVEREGQQVNGKSIMGVLMLAAAQGTQITVSTEGEDADEALAAIGALVEDGFGEDRG; translated from the coding sequence ATGAAGACCGCCGAACGCACGTTCACCATCGTCAACAAGCTGGGCCTCCACGCGCGCGCAGCAGCGAAGCTGGTGCAGACCGCTGCGAAGTTCCGCGCCGACATCCACGTGGAGCGCGAGGGCCAGCAGGTGAATGGCAAGAGCATCATGGGGGTGTTGATGCTTGCAGCAGCCCAGGGCACGCAGATCACCGTCAGCACCGAGGGCGAGGATGCCGACGAGGCGCTCGCTGCGATCGGCGCCCTGGTGGAGGACGGCTTCGGCGAGGACAGGGGCTGA
- a CDS encoding PTS sugar transporter subunit IIC, with amino-acid sequence MTQVAQLLLAALVAGLAAVERKGLLQAQLSRPIVVAPLVGWALGDPLAGLYVGAPLELIWIGAANLGAALPPHETAATAAITAAAVAAGGWLTDFPGATAAMAFVVFGPVAVIGRRLEGVGERANENLVAHAAVALGESLPRRAFRLHLLGLWRPFVTSFALVLVAGGVVGPLLRLAQNRLPDWSLAGFEIGWMLLWAVGGAAAVRAARLPRGLGLAAAGAAGAIALWAAASWFGWVGVIG; translated from the coding sequence GTGACCCAGGTCGCCCAGCTGCTCCTGGCTGCCCTGGTGGCGGGACTGGCGGCGGTGGAGCGCAAGGGACTCCTCCAGGCACAGCTCTCGCGGCCGATCGTGGTGGCGCCCCTCGTCGGCTGGGCGCTGGGCGATCCGCTCGCCGGCCTCTACGTGGGCGCGCCCCTCGAGCTCATCTGGATCGGCGCCGCCAACCTGGGCGCTGCGCTCCCGCCCCACGAGACCGCTGCCACCGCCGCGATCACCGCCGCCGCGGTCGCCGCCGGCGGCTGGCTCACCGACTTTCCCGGCGCCACCGCGGCGATGGCCTTCGTCGTCTTCGGCCCCGTGGCCGTGATCGGCAGGCGCCTCGAGGGCGTCGGCGAGCGGGCCAACGAAAACCTCGTCGCCCACGCTGCCGTCGCGCTGGGCGAGAGCCTGCCGCGCCGCGCCTTCCGCCTCCACCTGCTCGGCCTCTGGCGCCCCTTCGTCACCAGCTTCGCCCTGGTGCTGGTCGCCGGCGGCGTGGTGGGGCCGCTCCTCCGCCTCGCGCAGAACCGCCTGCCGGATTGGAGCCTCGCCGGCTTCGAGATCGGCTGGATGCTGCTCTGGGCCGTCGGCGGCGCTGCGGCGGTGCGCGCGGCGCGCCTGCCCCGGGGCCTCGGCCTCGCCGCCGCCGGCGCTGCAGGCGCCATCGCCCTCTGGGCCGCCGCCTCGTGGTTCGGCTGGGTGGGGGTGATCGGCTGA
- the hprK gene encoding HPr(Ser) kinase/phosphatase, producing the protein MNWIKVGRLLDEGGDDLKLELIAGAAGLDRKITHNRVQKHGLALAGFFKHIHPERIEVFGNTELEFFGGLSASRQVEIADGFFAQPLACVAVTKGLPIPECMVRAAERNGVPLMRTTLLSSTFIVRVQDFLADALTAQASMHGVLMDVFGVGILLLGKSGIGKSECALDLVMRGHRLVADDIVDIKRKKLDAVYGSGSAIIKHHMEIRGLGIINIKDLFGVAAVRDRKKVELVVELVEWDPVMEYDRLGIEERYSTILDVEIPLITVPVRPGRNITTIIEVAARNQLLKFQGHHSAQAFQDQLNREIAEVRTRRLLGDEVE; encoded by the coding sequence GTGAACTGGATCAAGGTGGGCAGGCTCCTCGACGAGGGCGGCGACGACCTGAAGCTCGAGCTCATCGCCGGCGCCGCAGGCCTGGACCGCAAGATCACGCACAACCGGGTGCAGAAGCACGGCCTGGCCCTCGCCGGCTTCTTCAAGCACATTCACCCCGAGCGAATCGAAGTCTTCGGCAACACCGAGCTCGAGTTCTTCGGGGGCCTCTCGGCGAGCCGCCAGGTGGAGATCGCCGACGGCTTCTTCGCGCAGCCCCTCGCCTGCGTCGCGGTGACCAAGGGCCTGCCCATCCCCGAATGCATGGTGCGGGCGGCGGAGCGGAACGGCGTGCCGCTGATGCGGACGACGCTCCTCTCCTCGACCTTCATCGTCCGGGTGCAGGACTTCCTCGCCGACGCCCTCACCGCGCAGGCCTCGATGCACGGCGTCCTCATGGACGTCTTCGGCGTGGGGATCCTCCTCCTCGGCAAGAGCGGCATCGGCAAGAGCGAGTGCGCCCTCGATCTGGTGATGCGCGGCCACCGCCTCGTCGCCGACGACATCGTCGACATCAAGCGCAAGAAGCTCGATGCGGTCTACGGCTCGGGCTCGGCGATCATCAAGCACCACATGGAGATCCGCGGCCTCGGGATCATCAACATCAAGGACCTCTTCGGCGTCGCCGCGGTCCGCGACCGCAAGAAGGTCGAGCTCGTGGTCGAGCTGGTCGAGTGGGATCCGGTGATGGAGTACGACCGCCTCGGCATCGAGGAGCGCTACTCCACCATCCTCGACGTGGAGATCCCGCTGATCACCGTCCCCGTCCGCCCCGGCCGGAACATCACCACGATCATCGAAGTCGCCGCCCGGAACCAGCTCCTCAAATTCCAGGGCCACCACTCGGCACAGGCCTTCCAGGATCAGCTCAACCGCGAGATCGCGGAAGTGCGTACCCGGCGTCTGCTGGGGGACGAGGTCGAATGA
- a CDS encoding PTS system mannose/fructose/N-acetylgalactosamine-transporter subunit IIB, translating to MIALVRVDNRLIHGQVVSTWIPHLKVDKVVVVDDDAAASPLIQAAMTMALPPHLEAEIVPRAQADLPALARSSKRILVLVRDVANAEAVVGQTPIAVLNLGNVHFGEGRKAISASVFLAEDEVEALGRIAAGGTEIEARAVPTDHRVGLEELRARYRAAS from the coding sequence ATGATCGCCCTCGTCCGTGTCGACAACCGATTGATCCACGGGCAGGTGGTCTCCACCTGGATCCCGCATCTCAAGGTCGACAAGGTGGTGGTCGTCGACGACGACGCCGCCGCGTCGCCGCTGATCCAGGCGGCGATGACCATGGCGCTTCCCCCGCATCTCGAGGCGGAGATCGTGCCCCGCGCGCAGGCGGATCTGCCGGCGCTCGCCCGCTCGTCCAAGCGGATCCTCGTCCTCGTCCGCGACGTGGCCAACGCGGAGGCGGTGGTGGGCCAGACCCCGATCGCCGTCCTCAACCTCGGCAACGTCCACTTCGGCGAGGGGCGCAAGGCGATCTCGGCCTCGGTCTTCCTCGCGGAGGACGAGGTGGAGGCGCTCGGCCGGATCGCCGCCGGCGGCACCGAGATCGAGGCGCGCGCCGTCCCCACCGACCACAGGGTCGGGCTCGAGGAGCTGCGGGCCCGCTACCGGGCGGCGTCGTGA
- the rapZ gene encoding RNase adapter RapZ, which translates to MSSATATSSSNPRVLLITGMSGSGKSTTIRALEDAGWFCIDNLPVPLLPKLLELASHAGDMQRIAVVTDARESRYLELSPRAVHDLRAQGVKVEVLFLDASDDALIRRFSETRRRHPLSPDGSVPAGIAEERRRLKDLRNLADEVIETSAVTVHELKRMVQARFADVAGTQLNVSVLSFGYRYGLPPQADLVVDVRFLPNPYFVEGMRHRTGREADVASYVLDREEAQGFLDRVADMVQFLLPKYRKEGKSYLTVAIGCTGGKHRSVAFVRALAERLQGDEALVRVWDRDIEKE; encoded by the coding sequence ATGAGCTCCGCCACCGCCACCAGCAGCAGCAACCCGCGCGTCCTCCTCATCACCGGCATGAGCGGCAGCGGCAAGTCGACGACCATCCGCGCCCTGGAGGACGCGGGCTGGTTCTGCATCGACAACCTCCCGGTGCCGCTCCTGCCCAAGCTCCTCGAACTCGCCTCGCACGCCGGCGACATGCAGCGGATCGCGGTGGTCACCGATGCCCGCGAGTCGCGCTACCTCGAGCTCTCGCCCCGCGCGGTCCACGACCTGCGGGCGCAGGGCGTGAAGGTCGAGGTCCTCTTCCTCGACGCCTCGGACGACGCGCTCATCCGCCGCTTCTCCGAGACCCGCCGCCGCCACCCGCTCTCGCCGGACGGCTCGGTCCCGGCGGGCATCGCCGAGGAGCGGCGCCGGCTCAAGGACCTCCGCAACCTCGCCGACGAGGTGATCGAGACCTCGGCGGTCACGGTCCACGAGCTCAAGCGCATGGTCCAGGCGCGCTTCGCCGACGTCGCCGGCACCCAGCTCAACGTCTCGGTCCTCTCCTTCGGCTACCGCTACGGCCTGCCCCCGCAGGCGGACCTCGTGGTGGACGTGCGCTTCCTCCCCAACCCCTACTTCGTCGAGGGGATGCGGCACCGCACCGGCCGCGAGGCGGACGTGGCCAGCTACGTGCTCGACCGCGAGGAGGCCCAGGGCTTCCTCGACCGCGTGGCGGACATGGTGCAGTTCCTCCTCCCGAAGTACCGCAAGGAGGGGAAGAGCTACCTCACCGTCGCGATCGGCTGCACGGGGGGCAAGCATCGGAGCGTGGCCTTCGTCCGCGCCCTCGCCGAGCGGCTGCAGGGCGACGAGGCCCTGGTGCGGGTCTGGGATCGGGACATCGAGAAGGAGTGA
- the ptsP gene encoding phosphoenolpyruvate--protein phosphotransferase, with the protein MSNRSAIVLTGIGASGGVTVGSAFLLDRRRLRTPRYHLPPGQEEAELARLRAALERSDQQLAEMKEKVEALQGDEHTLILEAHRLMLQDPAFITEVRRLIEVEHVNAEWAVRRSARRIRNAFGKISDEYFRERKQDVDFVADRVARNLMGETVDAEPGEVPHGAIVVARDLSPADAAVLLQPGRIAGLVTDRGTKTSHTAIVAHARGIPAVVGVVKASELVAGGDELAMDGDRGVVVLRPTPEQVRRFKAARRKAQAVERTLEEERLLPTVTADGHELRLLANIEFEEEVGAVERVGAQGIGLYRTEFLYLGRRTLPTEEEHVHAYRSVLSSMKGLPVTIRTLDVGGDKVPLEPRGRRKYEPNPALGLRAIRYCMRHTAVFHTQLRALLRASVHGKLRIMFPMISGLTEVRDAKAALEQAKEELRTEGVPFDEEVEIGVMIELPSAALMADRIAQEVDFFSIGTNDLIQYSLAIDRQNRDVAYLYRPLHLAILRMLQFAVEAAHAHGKRVSICGEMAGEPHYAMVLLGLGVDDLSMAPSSIPLMRRMVRAATLEAAQEMLREAMAFDTADEIERHVRGVMLDRFADVLGIGEELEDLLQQA; encoded by the coding sequence TTGAGCAATCGATCCGCCATCGTCCTCACCGGGATCGGCGCCTCCGGCGGCGTGACGGTGGGGTCCGCCTTCCTGCTGGACAGGCGGCGGCTGCGCACGCCGCGCTACCACCTGCCGCCAGGGCAGGAGGAGGCGGAGCTGGCGCGGCTCAGGGCGGCGCTCGAGCGCTCGGACCAGCAGCTCGCCGAGATGAAGGAGAAGGTCGAGGCGCTGCAGGGCGACGAGCACACGCTCATCCTCGAAGCGCACCGGCTGATGCTCCAGGATCCCGCCTTCATCACCGAGGTGCGGCGGCTGATCGAGGTGGAGCACGTGAACGCCGAGTGGGCCGTGCGCCGCTCGGCGCGCAGGATCCGCAACGCCTTCGGCAAGATCAGCGACGAGTATTTCCGCGAGCGCAAGCAGGACGTCGACTTCGTCGCCGACCGCGTCGCTCGCAACCTGATGGGCGAGACGGTGGACGCGGAGCCGGGCGAGGTGCCGCACGGCGCCATCGTGGTGGCGCGGGACCTCTCGCCTGCGGACGCGGCGGTGCTTCTCCAACCGGGCCGGATCGCGGGCCTGGTCACCGATCGCGGCACCAAGACCTCGCATACGGCGATCGTCGCCCACGCCCGCGGCATCCCCGCGGTGGTGGGCGTGGTGAAGGCGAGCGAGCTCGTTGCCGGCGGAGACGAGCTGGCGATGGACGGCGACCGCGGCGTGGTGGTGCTCCGGCCCACGCCCGAGCAGGTGCGCCGCTTCAAGGCGGCCAGGCGCAAGGCGCAGGCGGTGGAGCGCACCCTCGAGGAGGAGCGGCTCCTCCCCACGGTGACGGCGGACGGCCACGAGCTCCGCCTCCTGGCGAACATCGAGTTCGAGGAGGAGGTCGGCGCGGTGGAGCGGGTGGGGGCGCAGGGCATCGGCCTCTACCGCACCGAATTCCTCTACCTCGGCCGCCGCACCCTCCCCACCGAGGAGGAGCACGTCCACGCCTACCGCTCGGTGCTCTCGTCGATGAAGGGGCTGCCGGTCACCATCCGCACGCTGGACGTGGGTGGCGACAAGGTGCCGCTCGAGCCCAGGGGCCGCCGCAAATACGAGCCCAATCCGGCCCTCGGCCTGCGGGCGATCCGCTACTGCATGCGCCACACCGCGGTCTTCCACACCCAGCTGCGCGCGCTGCTGCGCGCCTCGGTGCACGGGAAGCTGCGGATCATGTTCCCGATGATCTCCGGCCTCACCGAGGTCCGCGACGCGAAGGCGGCGCTCGAGCAGGCGAAGGAGGAGCTCCGCACGGAGGGCGTGCCCTTCGACGAAGAGGTCGAGATCGGCGTGATGATCGAGCTGCCGTCCGCAGCGCTGATGGCGGATCGGATCGCGCAGGAGGTCGACTTCTTCTCGATCGGGACGAACGACCTCATCCAGTACTCGCTGGCGATCGATCGGCAGAACCGCGACGTGGCCTATCTCTACCGGCCGCTCCACCTGGCGATCCTCCGCATGCTCCAGTTCGCGGTGGAAGCGGCGCACGCCCACGGCAAGCGGGTCTCGATCTGCGGCGAGATGGCGGGCGAGCCCCACTACGCCATGGTGCTGCTCGGGCTGGGGGTCGACGATCTCTCGATGGCGCCGTCGTCCATTCCGCTGATGCGGCGGATGGTCCGGGCGGCGACCCTCGAGGCGGCGCAGGAGATGCTCCGGGAGGCGATGGCCTTCGACACCGCCGACGAGATCGAGCGCCACGTGCGCGGGGTGATGCTCGACCGCTTCGCCGACGTGCTGGGGATCGGCGAGGAGCTCGAGGATCTGCTGCAGCAGGCCTGA
- a CDS encoding putative metal-binding motif-containing protein — translation MRRFVQVLFGLGFAGSVVLGTGCLDDIPSDCQTDADCGPGARCVLDGVKICVADGAGGAGGTGGSGGTGGTGGAGGTGGSGGAVMPIGVPVGVDVFADAGLAAFLAANERQVREITVRVRVGDGEPVEQVFADPPFESYVLQGQEGGDPLRFVVDAEAAEGRAAVFAVEVEARALLADGALAPFAVASGTVEVEAVDGEIVEAVVVAALVTAFDYDGDEAADGLDCAPDDAAVYPGALDICDGVDADCAPNGVCIVMLPEGNLVTSLDCEGGVCVAAVDSPEAAGALYEVSHLGSTRVLTDLTVDAPAGLAFGAGGLSESGLYLVDRVANRVRALSPSGDSKAGAMVPSSVMHGAVAISHAGTAGFVPYRDVVGAEFFSPSGIGGGLGEVSCSPIAACKPVDLSMLSDGSTALNSGALIAQMAVRHTSSIANPQAYAIFEGDDRLAVAQVNRSNGSLPAGTSGLLEVAEDSTPTALALSHDESLLYVAGVSESGGFLATLTTGNDLASHGAPLVTSLGEGACPTAVTVGTQRLYALDCRGEVLQLSLTEAGDAEDGTLVRTAIPHCSVGKPLGTIPRTADDLLVIGCTEENRIAVVGAD, via the coding sequence ATGCGCCGATTCGTGCAGGTCCTGTTCGGCCTCGGGTTCGCCGGTTCCGTCGTGCTCGGGACCGGATGCCTCGACGACATTCCGAGCGATTGCCAGACCGACGCGGATTGCGGCCCGGGGGCGCGCTGCGTGCTCGACGGGGTGAAGATCTGCGTGGCCGACGGGGCCGGGGGGGCGGGCGGCACGGGCGGCAGCGGCGGCACGGGCGGTACGGGTGGAGCGGGCGGCACCGGTGGCAGCGGCGGCGCGGTGATGCCGATCGGCGTGCCGGTGGGGGTGGACGTCTTCGCCGATGCGGGCCTGGCGGCGTTCCTCGCGGCGAACGAGCGGCAGGTGCGCGAGATCACGGTGCGCGTGCGGGTCGGCGACGGGGAGCCGGTGGAGCAGGTCTTCGCGGATCCGCCCTTCGAGAGCTACGTGCTCCAGGGGCAGGAGGGCGGGGATCCGCTGCGCTTCGTGGTCGATGCCGAGGCGGCCGAGGGCCGGGCGGCGGTGTTCGCGGTGGAGGTCGAAGCCCGGGCGCTGCTGGCGGATGGCGCGCTGGCGCCGTTTGCGGTGGCGAGCGGGACGGTCGAAGTCGAGGCGGTCGACGGGGAGATCGTCGAGGCGGTCGTCGTGGCGGCGCTGGTGACGGCGTTCGATTACGACGGTGACGAGGCGGCGGATGGCCTCGACTGCGCGCCGGACGACGCGGCGGTGTACCCGGGGGCGCTGGATATTTGTGATGGGGTGGATGCGGATTGCGCGCCCAATGGCGTCTGCATTGTGATGTTGCCGGAGGGCAACCTGGTCACCTCGTTGGACTGCGAGGGCGGCGTCTGCGTCGCAGCAGTTGACTCGCCCGAGGCGGCCGGAGCCCTCTACGAGGTTTCGCATCTTGGTTCGACAAGGGTTCTGACCGACTTGACGGTCGACGCTCCGGCGGGTCTCGCGTTCGGCGCAGGTGGCCTCTCCGAGTCGGGACTCTACCTCGTCGACCGAGTGGCGAATCGCGTGCGCGCGCTTTCCCCAAGCGGAGACAGCAAAGCCGGAGCCATGGTCCCGAGCAGCGTCATGCATGGCGCCGTTGCAATCTCGCACGCCGGTACCGCGGGCTTTGTCCCCTATAGAGATGTGGTGGGTGCGGAGTTCTTCTCACCCTCTGGCATTGGAGGCGGCCTCGGCGAGGTAAGCTGCAGCCCCATTGCAGCGTGCAAACCGGTCGATCTCTCGATGCTTTCAGATGGTTCGACCGCCCTGAACAGCGGCGCCCTGATTGCGCAAATGGCTGTGCGTCATACTTCTTCCATCGCAAACCCGCAGGCGTACGCGATTTTCGAGGGAGACGATCGCCTCGCTGTCGCGCAGGTCAATCGGAGCAATGGTTCGCTACCTGCCGGCACCTCCGGTCTGCTCGAGGTCGCAGAGGACTCGACGCCAACTGCCCTCGCCCTTTCGCATGATGAATCACTGCTCTACGTTGCGGGCGTGTCTGAGAGCGGCGGATTCCTTGCGACGCTGACTACCGGAAACGACCTTGCGTCGCATGGTGCGCCGCTCGTGACTTCCCTCGGGGAGGGAGCCTGTCCTACGGCAGTGACCGTGGGCACACAGCGGCTCTACGCTCTCGACTGTCGCGGAGAGGTACTTCAGCTCTCGCTGACGGAGGCTGGAGATGCGGAGGATGGCACGCTGGTACGGACGGCGATTCCTCACTGCAGCGTCGGCAAGCCGCTTGGCACCATCCCTCGGACCGCGGACGACCTTCTTGTGATCGGCTGCACTGAAGAGAATCGAATCGCTGTCGTCGGCGCGGACTAA
- a CDS encoding PTS sugar transporter subunit IIA, which produces MVGVVVAAHGKMAEALVAAAEGIVGRLENLQVVNLLAHEGMECGQGKIVDAIKAVDTGSGVVVLADIFGGTPSNCCLQLLGAGQLEVVTGVNLPMLLRLATSRLEGQNPKQVAENLVQYGRQNITNASELLRSRCQVARG; this is translated from the coding sequence ATGGTGGGCGTCGTCGTCGCTGCACACGGAAAGATGGCGGAAGCGCTGGTCGCAGCCGCCGAAGGGATCGTGGGCCGGCTCGAGAACCTGCAGGTCGTGAATCTGCTCGCCCACGAAGGCATGGAGTGCGGGCAGGGCAAGATCGTCGACGCGATCAAGGCGGTCGACACCGGCTCCGGCGTGGTCGTGCTCGCGGACATCTTCGGCGGCACGCCGTCCAACTGCTGCCTGCAGCTGCTCGGCGCCGGCCAGCTCGAAGTGGTCACCGGGGTGAACCTTCCGATGCTCTTGCGGCTTGCTACCAGCCGTCTGGAAGGGCAGAACCCCAAGCAGGTGGCCGAGAACCTGGTGCAGTACGGTCGCCAGAACATCACCAACGCCAGCGAGCTCCTCCGGTCCCGCTGCCAGGTCGCCCGGGGCTAG
- a CDS encoding response regulator has translation MQPATSTSSVLSDRILVVDDDVNFHRFAEASLGELGLKCVCVRSSEEAQRLLTGSVPKAVLVDGLLPGLRGDEFARRLRQKYPQGVLPIIFVSAFYRDMKSYKLLTQECGVDLVLHKPITPPQLRGAVEKLLKTEPAVTAEEELSLDDEIDLVMESLSEAADEDERESPEMMQLRAEYLVTSKERALELRNALGALSGPGAEDALHMIRVEGHRFRGSGASFGFPEISRLGGAVEELILQNDDLHRSGQLKARLMGLVDALADKVLQVAGSAPIPLERKVGGKLRRVLLVDEADSKLLADASAAAERNQPIDAVTGIDAALKSAIELRPDVIFLAAAAGEIAGAIQRLRAGTTAPVVVLGSKDQFEDWLGALHAGAVGYVAPPPDVESLFRIAGIYARPRVTGSVLAVGGDRSSLSGLAEILAPKGVAVEPCASTEEFFASLERAAPSLVILDGDLPKAKGIDLLRVLRADLNFRRVPVMIFSRLGAMQERIAAYEAGVDDWVARPIPPDELVVRILAQLARAGAGIEEQVRRGREPVTGLFDRSYLLEATTRALQLGRREGRQVTLLGIDLRLDGLRKERGRLAADEVLMSIAARLMESFRTSDVVARVGPGRIVALLHGAGKSDAERLLAVELEEIAGRSFAGGWKPQPAGAVAVFPEIAGGAEALLDSVESQLGK, from the coding sequence GTGCAGCCCGCAACCAGCACGAGCAGCGTCCTGTCCGATCGCATCCTCGTGGTCGACGACGATGTGAACTTCCATCGGTTCGCGGAGGCCTCCCTCGGCGAGCTCGGGCTGAAGTGCGTCTGCGTGCGCTCCAGCGAGGAGGCGCAGCGGCTGCTCACCGGCTCGGTGCCGAAGGCGGTGCTGGTCGACGGTCTGCTCCCCGGCCTGCGCGGCGACGAGTTCGCGAGGCGCCTGCGCCAGAAGTACCCGCAGGGCGTGCTCCCGATCATCTTCGTCTCCGCCTTCTACCGGGACATGAAGAGCTACAAGCTCCTCACCCAGGAGTGCGGCGTCGATCTCGTCCTCCACAAGCCGATCACGCCGCCGCAGCTGCGCGGCGCGGTGGAGAAGCTGCTCAAGACCGAGCCCGCGGTGACCGCGGAGGAGGAGCTCTCCCTCGACGACGAGATCGATCTCGTCATGGAGTCGCTCTCCGAGGCGGCGGACGAGGACGAGCGCGAGAGCCCGGAGATGATGCAGCTCCGGGCCGAGTACCTCGTCACCTCCAAGGAGCGGGCGCTCGAGCTGCGCAACGCGCTGGGCGCGCTCTCGGGTCCCGGGGCCGAGGACGCGCTCCACATGATCCGGGTCGAGGGCCATCGCTTCCGGGGCTCCGGGGCCTCCTTCGGCTTTCCCGAGATCTCGCGCCTCGGCGGCGCGGTGGAGGAGCTCATTCTCCAGAACGACGACCTCCACCGTTCCGGGCAGCTCAAGGCGCGGCTGATGGGCCTCGTCGACGCCCTCGCCGACAAGGTGCTGCAGGTGGCGGGCTCCGCGCCGATCCCGCTCGAGCGGAAGGTCGGCGGCAAGCTGCGCCGGGTGCTGCTCGTCGACGAGGCGGATTCGAAGCTCCTCGCCGACGCGAGCGCCGCTGCGGAGCGGAACCAGCCGATCGATGCGGTGACCGGCATCGACGCCGCGCTCAAGAGCGCGATCGAGCTGCGGCCGGACGTGATCTTCCTCGCTGCCGCTGCGGGCGAGATCGCCGGCGCGATCCAGCGGCTGCGCGCCGGTACGACCGCGCCGGTGGTGGTGCTGGGCAGCAAGGACCAGTTCGAGGATTGGCTCGGCGCGCTGCACGCCGGGGCGGTGGGCTACGTGGCGCCGCCGCCGGACGTGGAGTCGCTCTTCCGGATCGCGGGGATCTACGCGCGGCCGCGGGTGACGGGCAGTGTGCTCGCGGTGGGCGGGGATCGGTCGAGCCTCTCGGGGCTGGCGGAGATCCTCGCGCCGAAGGGCGTGGCGGTGGAGCCCTGCGCCTCGACCGAGGAGTTCTTCGCGTCGCTGGAGCGGGCGGCGCCTTCGCTGGTGATCCTCGACGGGGATCTGCCGAAGGCGAAGGGGATCGACCTGCTCCGCGTGCTGCGGGCGGACCTCAACTTCCGGCGGGTGCCGGTGATGATCTTCTCGCGCCTCGGGGCGATGCAGGAGCGGATCGCCGCCTACGAGGCGGGGGTGGACGACTGGGTCGCCCGGCCGATTCCGCCGGACGAGCTGGTGGTGCGCATCCTCGCGCAGCTGGCGCGTGCCGGGGCGGGGATCGAGGAGCAGGTGCGGCGCGGGCGCGAGCCGGTGACGGGGCTCTTCGACCGGAGCTATCTGCTCGAGGCGACGACGCGGGCGCTCCAGCTCGGCCGCCGCGAGGGTCGCCAGGTGACGCTGCTCGGCATCGACCTGCGGCTGGACGGCCTGCGCAAGGAGCGCGGGCGGCTGGCTGCGGACGAGGTGCTGATGTCGATCGCGGCGCGGCTCATGGAGTCGTTCCGGACGAGCGACGTGGTCGCGCGGGTGGGGCCGGGACGGATCGTGGCGCTGCTGCACGGGGCCGGGAAGTCCGACGCGGAGCGGCTGCTGGCGGTGGAGCTCGAGGAGATCGCGGGGCGGTCGTTTGCCGGGGGCTGGAAGCCGCAGCCGGCTGGCGCCGTGGCCGTGTTCCCCGAGATCGCCGGCGGCGCCGAGGCGCTGCTGGATTCGGTCGAGTCGCAGCTGGGGAAGTGA